A region from the Neurospora crassa OR74A linkage group V, whole genome shotgun sequence genome encodes:
- a CDS encoding aldose reductase, producing the protein MPETVTDMLSRRVKLSNGLSIPQIQLGLYMMSGPETTRAVRWALGAGYRGFDSAQWYYNEREAGQAILSFLSSPENTAGLTRKDVHFTSKLRDNSTNYDAVRASISKSVKASGLGYIDLFLLHSPLGGREARLTSWKAVEDAVLAGEVKMAGVSNYGVKHLDEVMSAPFKIKPLVNQIECHPFNTQPEIRAACEKYGIVIEAYAPLARGMRMKHPVLTAVAKKYGVTPAQVLVRWSVQHGFVTLPKSTKKERLVENADVGRFELAEEDMEKLDGLDEKLVTDWDPTDAD; encoded by the exons ATGCCTGAAACCGTGACAGACATGTTGAGCCGCAGAGTCAAG CTCTCTAATGGCCTCTCCATTCCCCAAATCCAACTCGGCCTCTACATGATGTCCGGCCCCGAGACCACACGCGCGGTCCGCTGGGCCCTCGGTGCCGGCTACCGCGGCTTCGACAGCGCCCAATGGTACTACAACGAACGCGAAGCCGGCCAAgccatcctctccttcctgtCCTCCCCCGAAAACACCGCGGGCCTCACCCGCAAAGACGTTCATTTCACCAGCAAGCTGCGCGACAACAGCACCAATTACGACGCTGTTCGCGCTTCGATCTCCAAGTCAGTGAAGGCTTCTGGACTTGGCTACATTGACCTGTTCCTCCTGCACAGCCCGCTTGGCGGCCGCGAAGCCCGGTTGACCAGCTGGAAAGCGGTCGAAGATGCGGTACTCGCGGGCGAGGTCAAGATGGCGGGCGTCTCGAACTACGGCGTCAAGCATCTCGACGAGGTCATGTCAGCACCTTTTAAAATCAAGCCTCTCGTGAACCAGATTGAATGCCATCCATTCAACACGCAGCCGGAGATCAGGGCCGCGTGCGAGAAGTATGGTATTGTCATCGAGGCGTACGCGCCGCTAGCGAGAGGGATGCGCATGAAGCATCCCGTCTTGACAGCGGTGGCAAAGAAGTACGGGGTCACGCCCGCGCAGGTGTTGGTTAGGTGGTCGGTGCAGCATGGGTTCGTGACGCTGCCGAAAAGtaccaagaaggagaggttGGTAGAGAATGCGGATGTGGGTAGGTTTGAGTtggccgaggaggatatgGAGAAACTGGATGGGTTGGATGAGAAGTTGGTTACTGATTG GGATCCTACTGATGCGGACTAG
- a CDS encoding GIY-YIG catalytic domain-containing protein, giving the protein MSTTTTQIQPKPIPALYTVYILRSQPRHASLYIGSTPHPPRRLSQHNGLAKGGAYRTSKISLRPWNMVCLVSGFPSMIAALKFEWALNNPHKSLHIPAEKRAEAVKGLGRRKTGHLKRPRKSLVGVMEALRMLVGVRSFGRWPLRVHFFEEDVWRVWERGGWKAKSGGGGVGELGDLKVEVVTDFGSPTAPQGAGVIGMGEEAENDPHDDDDGDDAQDENKHGIYALPLDYAPIKDYVAKSQEIWEFERQGSCVVCKEAMVAGRGLYAICPNTSCEAVGHLDCWSRCLLKQETRRMKIDEGDEILPVKGECPKCHGEVLWGDMMKELTLRIRGQAEVEKLLKKKKRRRAAKGKEKGKGKVADEKGNNAEGRNTKGNREVKTTPQRVVEDSEDSEFLDIACLQ; this is encoded by the coding sequence AtgtctaccaccaccacccaaatCCAACCCAAACCCATCCCCGCCCTCTACACAGTCTACATCCTCCGCTCCCAGCCCCGACACGCTTCCCTCTACATCGGCTCCACGCCTCACCCACCCCGGCGCCTCTCACAACACAACGGGCTCGCCAAGGGTGGCGCCTATCGCACTTCGAAAATATCTCTTCGGCCATGGAACATGGTCTGTCTGGTCTCCGGTTTTCCGAGCATGATTGCCGCGCTGAAATTTGAATGGGCGCTGAATAACCCACACAAGTCGCTGCATATCCCTGCCGAAAAAAGGGCCGAGGCAGTGAAGGGactggggaggaggaagacgggaCACCTGAAAAGGCCGAGGAAGAGTTTGGTGGGGGTGATGGAGGCTTTGAGGATGTTGGTGGGGGTGAGAAGCTTTGGGAGGTGGCCTTTGAGGGTGCATTTCTTTGAGGAGGATGTTTGGAGGGTCTGGGAGAGAGGTGGTTGGAAGGCTAAGAGTGGCGGTGGAGGGGTGGGAGAGCTGGGAGACTTGAAGGTAGAGGTGGTTACGGACTTTGGCAGTCCGACGGCGCCACAAGGGGCGGGCGTGATTGGGATGGGGGAAGAAGCTGAGAATGACCCgcacgatgacgacgacggcgacgacgcgCAAGATGAGAACAAACATGGGATCTATGCTTTACCGCTCGATTACGCGCCGATAAAAGACTATGTGGCCAAGAGTCAGGAGATTTGGGAGTTTGAGAGGCAGGGGAGCTGTGTGGTGTGTAAGGAAGCTATGGTGGCGGGAAGGGGGTTATATGCGATCTGCCCGAATACAAGCTGTGAGGCTGTAGGACACCTTGACTGTTGGAGCCGGTGTCTCCTGAAGCAAGAAacaaggaggatgaagatcgATGAAGGGGATGAGATACTTCCAGTGAAGGGAGAGTGTCCAAAGTGTCACGGCGAGGTTCTTTGGGGAGATATGATGAAGGAGTTGACATTGAGGATCAGGGGGCAGGCAGAGGTGGAGAAgctgctgaagaagaagaagaggcgaAGGGCAGCGAAGGGCAAAGAGAAGGGCAAAGGGAAGGTCGCTGATGAGAAAGGGAACAATGCTGAGGGGAGAAATACAAAAGGGAATCGAGAGGTGAAGACGACGCCTCAGAGGGTCGTGGAGGATAGCGAAGACAGCGAGTTTCTCGATATCGCGTGCCTTCAGTAG
- a CDS encoding eukaryotic initiation factor 4A-12: MADGGIDRKADEKIQFSTSKEVTVHPTFESMSLKESLLRGIYAYGYESPSAVQSRAIVQICKGRDTIAQAQSGTGKTATFSISMLQVIDTAVRETQALVLSPTRELATQIQSVVMALGDYMNVQCHACIGGTNVGEDIRKLDYGQHIVSGTPGRVADMIRRRHLRTRHIKMLVLDEADELLNQGFREQIYDVYRYLPPATQVVVVSATLPYDVLDMTTKFMTDPVRILVKRDELTLEGLKQYFIAVEKEDWKFDTLCDLYDTLTITQAVIFCNTRRKVDWLTDKMREANFTVSSMHGDMPQKERDSIMQDFRQGNSRVLISTDVWARGIDVQQVSLVINYDLPSNRENYIHRIGRSGRFGRKGVAINFVTSEDVRILRDIELYYSTQIDEMPMNVADLIS, translated from the exons ATGGCTGACGGCGGAATCGATCGCAAGGCCGATGAAAAGATTCAGTTCTCCACCTCCAAGGAGGTAACGGTTCATCCGACTTTCGAGTCGATGTCCTTGAAGG AGAGTCTCCTTCGCGGCATCTACGCCTACGGATATGAGTCCCCCTCTGCTGTCCAGTCCCGCGCCATCGTTCAGATCTGCAAGGGTCGCGATACCATCGCCCAGGCCCAGTCCGGTACCGGTAAAACAGCCACTTTCTCGATCTCTATGCTTCAGGTCATCGACACCGCCGTGCGCGAGACCCAGGCCCTCGTCCTTTCCCCGACCCGCGAACTTGCGACCCAGATTCAGAGCGTTGTGATGGCTTTGGGAGATTACATGAACGTCCAATGCCATGCTTGCATTGGTGGCACCAACGTTGGCGAGGATATTCGCAAGCTCGACTATGGTCAACACATTGTCTCTGGCACTCCTGGTCGTGTTGCCGACATGATTCGCCGCCGTCATCTCCGCACCAGACACATCAAGATGCTGGTTCTCGATGAAGCCGATGAGCTCCTCAACCAGGGTTTCCGCGAGCAGATCTACGATGTGTACCGCTATCTTCCGCCTGCCACacaagtcgtcgtcgtctctgCCACCCTCCCTTATGATGTGCTCGACATGACCACCAAGTTCATGACCGACCCTGTTCGTATCTTGGTCAAGCGTGACGAGTTGACCCTCGAGGGTTTGAAGCAGTATTTTATTGCtgtggagaaggaggactgGAAGTTCGACACTCTTTGCGATCTCTACGACACTCTGACTATTACACAAGCCGTTATTTTCTGCAACACCCGCCGGAAGGTCGACTGGTTGACCGATAAGATGCGCGAAGCCAACTTCACTGTCAGCAGCATGCACGGCGATATGCCCCAAAAGGAGAGAGACAGCATTATGCAGGATTTCAGACAGGGCAATAGCAGAGTGCTGATCTCGACCGATGTGTGGGCCCGCGGTATCGATGTTCAGCAGGTCAGCTTGGTTATCAACTATGATCTTCCCAGCAACCGTGAAAACTACATTCATCGCATCGGTCGTTCAGGTAGATTCGGTCGCAAGGGTGTCGCCATCAACTTCGTTACTAGCGAGGATGTCCGCATCTTGCGTGATATCGAGT TGTACTACTCGACCCAGATTGATGAGATGCCCATGAATGTTGCCGACCTTATCTCCTAA
- a CDS encoding splicing factor 3a subunit 3: MLIEEQRYIHEDLERLEQGIADRLRDEPKQIHERLNRDHEISQLLDQIQHQSRELLPLYEDKTGVRSKEIQQIGSGDPFEEFYKQVATIKEHHSRYPNEQAENSENWYRPRKHGDDQPFLVESMFSGEEAYGRFFDLHASHESYLNLPNVKRLPYMQYLEVFDNFQPGYGGVKRADKLTDQYFKYLGELMEYLESFIRRTRPLENLEKVFGGWDKEFDSAWEKDEIEGWRKEKLAANGSATDRTLSSADAVWCEACEKEFKNENVYKNHLTGRKHIKAAEVLAAIHGESANGTSNGTVAPLAHRLKERAVAEREYRIKKLASAMKTERDDTRVNVERRQGMTERERQQELENLYNTTFRRQAKEAEEDEDDGGDDKIYNPLKLPLAWDGKPIPFWLYRLHGLGQEFPCEICGNFVYRGRRAFDKHFNETNHITNLKRLGITNTHLFRDITSIEEAVRLWNKIQGDSRKTNVDEGSIVQMEDAEGNVMPEKVYLDLQKQGLL, from the exons ATGTTGATAGAAGAGCAGAGATACATTCACGAGGATCTCGAACGCCTCGAGCAGGGTATCGCGGACCGTTTGCGCGACGAGCCAAAACAG ATTCATGAACGTCTTAATCGTGACCATGAGATATCCCAACTCCTCGATCAGATTCAACACCAGTCCCGTGAGCTTCTTCCCCTATACGAGGACAAGACTGGAGTGCGCTCCAAGGAAATCCAGCAGATTGGCAGTGGTGACCCCTTCGAGGAATTCTACAAACAAGTAGCCACTATCAAGGAACACCACTCGCGGTACCCAAATGAGCAAGCCGAGAACTCGGAAAACTGGTACCGGCCGCGGAAGCATGGCGACGATCAGCCATTTTTGGTGGAAAGCATGTTCTCGGGCGAAGAGGCATACGGCCGTTTCTTCGATTTGCACGCCAGCCACGAATCCTACCTCAACCTTCCCAATGTGAAGCGACTCCCGTATATGCAGTATCTTGAAGTTTTTGACAACTTCCAACCCGGTTATGGTGGAGTCAAGCGGGCCGACAAGTTGACCGATCAATATTTCAAGTACCTCGGCGAGTTGATGGAGTATCTGGAATCCTTCATTCGACGTACGCGACCACTCGAAAATCTCGAAAAGGTGTTTGGTGGCTGGGACAAGGAATTCGATTCGGCTTGGGAAAAGGACGAAATTGAAGGCTGGCGCAAGGAGAAACTGGCGGCCAACGGCTCTGCGACAGACCGCACTCTGAGCAGCGCTGACGCGGTTTGGTGCGAGGCATGCGAGAAGGAGTTCAAGAACGAAAACGTTTACAAGAACCATCTTACCGGCAGGAAGCACATCAAGGCCGCTGAGGTGTTGGCGGCGATTCACGGAGAGTCGGCCAACGGTACATCAAACGGCACGGTTGCCCCGCTAGCGCATCGCCTCAAGGAACGGGCGGTCGCTGAGAGGGAGTACCGCATCAAGAAGCTCGCCAGCGCTATGAAGACGGAGCGGGACGACACAAGAGTGAACGTTGAACGTAGGCAAGGCATGACGGAGCGTGAGCGGCAACAAGAGTTGGAGAATCTCTACAACACCACGTTCAGAAGGCAGGCTaaggaggctgaggaagacgaggatgatggcggAGATGATAAGATTTACAATCCGCTCAAGCTACCGCTGGCTTGGGACGGAAAGCCGATTCCCTTCTGGCTCTACAGGTTGCATGGTCTGGGTCAAGAGTTTCCCTGCGAGATCTGTGGCAACTTTGTCTACCGCGGCCGGCGTGCTTTTGACAAGCACTTCAACGAAACAAATCACATCACCAACCTGAAGCGTCTGGGTATCACAAACACACATCTGTTCCGAGACATCACGTCTATAGAGGAGGCGGTGAGGCTTTGGAACAAGATCCAAGGTGACTCGAGAAAGACCAACGTGGATGAGGGCTCGATCGTGCAGATGGAGGACGCTGAGGGTAATGTCATGCCTGAGAAGGTATATCTTGATCTGCAGAAGCAGGGTCTGCTTTGA
- a CDS encoding PHD transcription factor, translated as MVSTPSGGGSVAVAAAGTSSNNASARASPTVTSHSSNGKSKTAPVNSNGYHPPKSQIPLSFMKSEPLDLNSVERRGQPTACKEPSKKKNRPHGLEEAPSYCPTEEEWKEPFEYIRKITPEASKFGICKIIPPESWNPDFAIDTERFHFRTRKQELNSIEGSSRANINYIDALQKFHRQHGNNLTRLPYVDKKPLDLFRLKKAVEARGGFDKVCKLKKWAEIGRDLGYSGKIMSSLSTSLKNSYQKWLCPYEDYLRVAKPGVHQQLELEYGGPLTPSPAPSPMKRSNAQTPSDLRGESPSRHPTEAAVNGHAKDSDRDVTMTDAPSVPAPPVKSGFTAINTGGFTAINSGFTSINRPLAPASEAITPLSSAKNTPEVRPSAAGSSSLKRQLSFDSTSDSAKKESSVDKDDGEAGSRRSKRLKKDSVPTVAGSHMSLFRPSAPRIPREDSSSGENCEQCGKGSEEGSCMLVCESCDNHYHGSCLDPPLKTKPENEWNCPRCLVGDGQFGFEEGGLYSLKQFQEKAADFKQGYFENKMPFDAVLNCHRPVTEDDVEREFWRLVADLEETVEVEYGADIHCTTHGSGFPTVEKNPNNPYSTDPWNLNLLPLHPESLFRYIKTDISGMTVPWVYVGMIFSTFCWHNEDHYAYSANYQHFGATKTWYGIPGEDAEKFEAAMREAVPELFETQPDLLFQLVTLLTPEQLKKAGVRVYALDQRAGQFVITFPKAYHAGFNHGFNFNEAVNFAPSDWEPFGHAGVERLQTFRRQPCFSHDELLWAAADGITGTGLTIQTAKWLAPALDRIHQREMVQRREFIGKHDFIATHLDAKHPSPHHLCVFNGETNEKCPIQFAINDVDVPEDEYACFYCKAYTYLSRFVCLKTGMVLCLLHAGSHKCCDAQESDRFLGKEHALYYRKSDEVMASTLKRVTDKASVPETWEEKYQRLLDDEAKPSLKALRNLLSEGEKIPYELPSLSTLKLFVDRCNHWVEEATNYTIRKQQNRRKSEKAWPVGVRKSVGNAEHDQKEREMRNVANIHRLLDEAEMIGFDCPEIQQLRERAEAIKAFQETAKKVLDLPRDLQPIGSIEELLEEGQNFNVDIPEVEKLYSALERLRWDEKARESRSKFMTLDEAQELVDEGKRLGIQIYEDNIKYLEEKLEKGREWEKKARELINADVVNYSQLDSLSVQAQHANLPISKGTLDMVDAILYKQREAQRQIIDLNKRSADPDYTQRPKYNEVAEVMRKVEELQAKPPGTLDLEKEQKRHEDWMRKGKKLFGKSNAPLHILKSHMDYVLDRNKWCFNTVEDTPRSPAEPASREPSVDGEHDSSDNEDENGSRQVFCICRRVEAGMMIECEQCHEWYHGKCLKIARGKVKEDDKYTCPICDWRVKIPRDASRPKLEDLIAWYEEIPNLPFRPEEEGVLKDIIDMAERFRKHISPLCSGFSTAADAENQRFYLRKIEGAEILLAYETNYLRQELHKWNPVAPEPPPILEQSKSTRKPRPTKLQKLLQQHGVQDPDDLPEDVRGRANSLKRKAQNAEAHAGGLGTGPGMHPFGPSHTYFSRQSSAQPQTPGLPMTNSSHAHPSRGPDSVSPSNTLNGRTGSLSHHSPLHHSRYFNGDNSTSGQALSIEDRILRDHHDNDDHADANRAKFRDSIWGSASSATKRSSASALVTENDPMGIGPPADEGVADNHMFIDLVHDDDEEDERRGAAASASADLVADHHHHRHEMETDHDHLLEV; from the exons ATGGTGTCCACCCCGTCCGGAGGCGGGTCTGTCGCTGTGGCGGCTGCCGGAACGTCGAGCAACAATGCAAGCGCGCGAGCCTCCCCTACCGTTACCTCCCATTCCAGCAACGGCAAGTCCAAGACGGCGCCAGTCAACTCGAACGGCTACCATCCTCCGAAATCCCAGATCCCGCTGAGCTTCATGAAGAGCGAACCTCTCGATTTGAATTCGGTGGAGCGACGCGGCCAGCCTACCGCGTGCAAGGAACcttcaaagaagaagaaccggCCTCATGGTCTTGAAGAGGCACCATCCTATTGCCCAACTGAGGAGGAGTGGAAAGAGCCCTTTGAGTACATTCGCAAAATCACACCAGAGGCCAGCAAATTTGGTATCTGCAAGATCATCCCGCCCGAGTCATGGAACCCCGATTTTGCAATTGACACCGAG AGATTCCACTTTCGTACCCGCAAGCAAGAACTTAATTCGATTGAAGGCAGTTCGCGCGCCAATATCAACTATATTGACGCCCTTCAAAAATTTCACAGACAACATGGGAACAACCTCACGCGGCTCCCTTACGTTGACAAAAAGCCGCTCGACTTATTTCGCTTAAAGAAAGCCGTCGAAGCTAGGGGAGGGTTCGACAAGGTGTGCAAGCTGAAAAAATGGGCGGAAATCGGACGTGATCTGGGCTACAGCGGGAAGATCATGTCATCTCTTTCGACATCGCTGAAAAATTCGTATCAAAAATGGCTTTGTCCGTACGAAGACTATCTGCGAGTCGCAAAGCCTGGCGTTCATCAGCAACTCGAGCTGGAATACGGCGGGCCTCTCACACCCAGCCCAGCCCCGAGCCCAATGAAGCGATCAAATGCCCAGACCCCCTCAGACCTTCGCGGCGAATCTCCATCTCGGCACCCCACGGAGGCAGCAGTAAACGGGCACGCCAAGGATTCTGATCGGGATGTCACAATGACAGACGCCCCATCGGTACCAGCGCCACCGGTCAAAAGTGGCTTCACAGCCATCAACACTGGAGGCTTCACGGCGATCAATTCCGGGTTCACGAGTATAAACCGTCCGCTGGCCCCTGCATCAGAAGCCATCACCCCGCTGTCCTCTGCCAAGAATACCCCTGAAGTTCGACCATCAGCAGCTGGCTCGTCTTCACTGAAGCGGCAACTAAGCTTCGATAGTACGTCAGATTCCGCCAAAAAGGAAAGCTCGGTGGACAAGGACGATGGAGAAGCAGGCAGTCGTCGTAGCAAGAGGCTCAAGAAGG ATTCGGTACCAACAGTGGCTGGTTCACACATGTCGCTCTTTCGTCCTTCTGCACCCAGAATTCCAAGAGAGGACTCGAGTTCGGGAGAG AATTGCGAGCAATGTGGCAAGGGTAGTGAGGAGGGCTCATGCATGCTGGTTTGCGAATCCTGCGATAACCACTACCATGGCTCGTGCCTGGATCCTCCTCTCAAGACCAAACCAGAGAATGAATGGAACTGCCCGAGATGTCTCGTCGGAGACGGCCAGTTTGGCTTCGAAGAGGGCGGCCTCTATTCGCTCAAGCAGTTCCAAGAGAAGGCTGCCGACTTCAAGCAAGGCTACTTCGAGAACAAGATGCCTTTCGATGCGGTTCTCAATTGTCATCGTCCGGTTACCGAAGATGACGTTGAGCGTGAGTTCTGGCGCTTGGTCGCAGATCTGGAGGAGACCGTCGAAGTCGAATATGGCGCAGATATCCATTGCACGACACATGGCTCTGGATTTCCGACCGTGGAAAAGAATCCCAACAATCCCTACTCAACGGATCCATGGAATCTCAACCTGCTGCCTCTTCACCCAGAAAGTCTCTTTAGGTACATCAAGACTGACATCTCCGGCATGACGGTACCGTGGGTATATGTGGGCATGATTTTCTCTACCTTTTGTTGGCACAACGAAGATCACTATGCGTACTCTGCCAACTACCAGCACTTTGGCGCAACGAAGACCTGGTATGGCATCCCCGGCGAGGATGCTGAAAAGTTTGAAGCCGCGATGCGTGAAGCGGTTCCGGAGCTGTTTGAGACGCAACCGGATCTCCTATTCCAGTTGGTCACTTTGCTCACGCCTGAACAACTGAAAAAGGCAGGCGTGCGTGTATATGCACTGGATCAACGGGCCGGTCAGTTTGTTATCACTTTCCCAAAGGCCTACCACGCGGGCTTCAACCATGGCTTTAACTTCAACGAAGCCGTCAATTTCGCCCCTAGTGATTGGGAGCCATTCGGCCATGCTGGAGTGGAACGACTTCAGACATTCCGACGGCAACCATGCTTTTCTCATGACGAGCTGTTATGGGCCGCGGCAGATGGAATTACGGGTACCGGGTTAACGATCCAAACAGCGAAATGGCTCGCCCCTGCTCTCGATCGGATCCATCAGCGAGAGATGGTGCAGCGTAGAGAGTTCATCGGTAAGCATGACTTTATCGCCACGCATCTCGACGCAAAACATCCGTCTCCGCACCATCTCTGCGTTTTTAACGGAGAAACGAACGAGAAGTGCCCGATCCAGTTTGCCATCAATGATGTGGATGTGCCCGAAGACGAGTATGCATGTTTCTACTGCAAGGCGTACACCTACCTATCCCGGTTTGTATGCCTGAAGACGGGCATGGTACTATGCTTACTACATGCTGGAAGCCACAAATGCTGCGATGCTCAGGAATCAGACCGCTTTTTAGGCAAAGAACACGCTCTTTATTATCGGAAATCGGATGAGGTCATGGCATCTACCCTCAAACGGGTGACCGACAAGGCCAGTGTGCCGGAGACATGGGAGGAGAAATACCAAAGACTCCTTGACGACGAAGCGAAACCGTCACTCAAGGCGCTACGCAATTTGCTAAGCGAAGGCGAGAAGATTCCCTACGAGTTGCCATCGCTTTCCACTCTCAAACTTTTCGTCGATCGCTGTAACCACTGGGTAGAAGAGGCGACTAATTACACTATCCGCAAACAGCAGAATCGCCGAAAAAGCGAAAAGGCTTGGCCAGTCGGCGTCCGAAAATCCGTCGGAAACGCTGAACACGATCAAAAGGAGCGAGAAATGCGCAACGTTGCCAACATTCATCGCCTCCTCGACGAAGCGGAGATGATTGGGTTCGATTGCCCTGAGATTCAACAACTACGGGAGCGAGCCGAGGCGATCAAAGCGTTCCAGGAGACTGCAAAGAAGGTGTTGGATCTCCCACGAGACCTTCAACCAATCGGTTCAATCGAAGAGCTCCTTGAGGAAGGCCAGAATTTCAACGTCGATATCCCCGAGGTAGAAAAGCTCTACAGCGCGCTGGAGCGACTCAGATGGGACGAAAAGGCCCGGGAAAGTCGATCCAAGTTCATGACCCTCGATGAGGCGCAAGAGTTGGTAGACGAGGGAAAGCGCCTCGGTATCCAAATATACGAGGATAACATCAAATACTTGGAGGAAAAACTTGAAAAGGGTCGAGAATGGGAAAAGAAGGCCAGGGAGTTGATCAACGCCGATGTTGTGAACTACTCGCAACTTGACTCCTTGTCGGTACAAGCGCAACACGCCAACCTGCCAATCTCCAAGGGGACGCTGGATATGGTCGACGCGATACTATACAAACAACGTGAGGCTCAACGCCAAATCATCGACCTGAATAAGCGCTCCGCTGATCCAGATTATACCCAAAGACCCAAGTATAATGAGGTTGCTGAGGTGATGAGGAAGGTCGAAGAACTCCAGGCCAAGCCTCCCGGCACGCTCGACCTTGAAAAGGAACAAAAGCGCCATGAAGACTGGATGCGTAAGGGGAAGAAGCTTTTTGGCAAGAGTAACGCCCCATTGCACATTCTCAAGAGCCACATGGACTACGTCCTCGACCGAAATAAGTGGTGTTTCAACACTGTCGAGGACACGCCAAGATCGCCTGCTGAGCCAGCATCCAGGGAGCCCAGTGTGGATGGAGAACATGACTCCTCAGACAACGAAGATGAAAATGGTTCGAGGCAAGTGTTTTGCATCTGCCGCCGTGTGGAAGCGGGTATGATGATCGAGTGTGAGCAGTGCCATGAATGGTATCATGGCAAGTGTTTGAAGATTGCTCGTGGTAAAGTGAAGGAGGACGACAAGTACACCTGCCCGATCTGCGACTGGCGAGTCAAGATCCCTCGGGACGCATCGCGGCCCAAGCTGGAAGATTTGATCGCTTGGTATGAAGAGATACCAAACCTTCCGTTCCGgccggaagaggagggagtcTTGAAGGATATCATCGACATGGCTGAACGTTTCCGCAAACACATCTCGCCTCTGTGCTCTGGTTTTTCGACCGCTGCCGATGCAGAGAACCAACGTTTCTACCTCCGGAAAATCGAGGGTGCTGAAATATTGCTGGCATACGAAACCAATTATCTGCGACAGGAATTGCATAAGTGGAATCCCGTTGCGCCCGAGCCGCCCCCGATTCTGGAGCAGTCTAAGAGTACTCGCAAGCCCCGGCCCACAAAGCTCCAAAAGTTGCTACAACAACATGGTGTGCAAGATCCGGACGACTTGCCTGAAGATGTTCGAGGAAGAGCGAACAGCCTCAAGCGTAAAGCTCAAAACGCTGAGGCCCATGCTGGGGGCTTGGGTACAGGTCCCGGCATGCACCCATTCGGCCCCAGTCACACTTACTTCTCGCGGCAGTCATCAGCTCAACCCCAAACGCCGGGCTTGCCAATGACCAACAGCTCTCACGCTCACCCCTCGCGTGGGCCAGACTCAGTGTCACCCTCCAACACCCTGAATGGGCGTACGGGCTCTCTATCCCATCATTCGCCCCTTCACCATTCGCGCTACTTTAACGGAGACAACAGCACATCCGGCCAGGCACTCAGCATCGAAGACCGGATTCTCCGTGACCATCACGATAACGACGACCATGCGGACGCTAATAGAGCCAAATTTCGTGACTCCATTTGGGGCAGCGCCAGTTCCGCAACTAAGAGGTCCTCGGCGTCCGCCCTGGTGACGGAAAACGACCCTATGGGCATCGGCCCGCCTGCTGACGAAGGCGTAGCGGACAATCACATGTTCATTGACCTTGTgcacgatgacgacgaagaagacgagagGAGAGGAGCGGCGGCGTCGGCATCGGCCGACCTGGTGgctgaccaccaccatcaccgccatGAAATGGAGACGGATCACGATCACCTGTTGGAGGTGTAG